The Carassius gibelio isolate Cgi1373 ecotype wild population from Czech Republic chromosome B5, carGib1.2-hapl.c, whole genome shotgun sequence genome segment TTAAGAGATATTTCACTTATTGCTCAATTAAGCAGTATTCCACATCTTGCCCAACATTGGATTCAAATTTAAAAGTTATAATGAAAACcctaaataacagaaaaaattacataaatgttttatttttatcatttctaACAGACCACTTCCTTAAATATAAAGGCAGCTAgcttatgtattttttatgtttgaaatatTCTACAACTTTTTTTCCCCGTTTTCAACAGAATGTAATTCTCCTCTTATTTGCCACTGTACTAAagtcaaaacattttattaaaatacttattattttgattattattttgatttgattattattttgataaattattttgtgttaacgGTGTATATTTTGCGAACATTATTTCTGTGACAATTTGCTGTGAATCTTGAaaatctttttatataaaaacattttctaaatgcgtaaatataaatgtaaatataattatgtaCACCAAATAAATGTCTTCTTCAAcccaatattaaaatattagacaAGGAATTTCAGATctacacattttttaatattttgttaaactaTGTATAATCgacaaattatgaaaatattgcCCAAAGCAGCTTTACTTGGAATACAACATGAAAAACATCAATGAATTAGTAATCAGTGAAACATCTATGATCTGTCTAATTAACAACAGACATCGGGAGTCGTAAATCAACAACATTATCAACAACAACCAATAGGCCACTGACTTACTAACAACGTTACTGTACAAACAGTACCACAAAAACATAACTATTATTAAAAAGCATCATCAGTGCAAATGTGAGCTTAGACTAAGGATAAAGTGTATTAGTAGTGAAATATTCTGATGAGAGCGGTCTGAAATCTCAGTCTCTAACACTGATGTTAAATTCACTGATGTCACACGATAGTCACACATCAGTAAGCTATCGCTACAATTACAAAATATCATTTTCTctttgcaaaatataaatatacatttatgtgaCGAATAAAATTTTGAGATTGAAACCGCTGTCCATTACCTCTAAGTTAGATGGCTGAAGAAGCAAACTTACTTGACTTCCCTAGCAACGCCAGACAACCAACAACTAATCAAGAGGGTGTGCTGACAGGCAGCAGCAGTGTGTTAGGAAACCGCGCCATCTCGCGTTAATACCGTCGCTATTATTTTCATAAGAGTCGAGACTATGGAGACCAAATAAAATCAGCCACTGAAAACTAtaaagcagtgatcctcaaatctgtctCAGGTGTGTTGATTATTGTTGTAGCTAAACTCTTCAGGAAAGTGGATGTCGCGAGACAGATTTGAGGATCAATGCTAAACTTAATTCTACTTGTGAGTTAATGTAGCCTACTGGAAAACTACATTTTGCTGTTATTTGCTGTGGGAAgctatacaaaaatgtattggcTCGTGGAAGGTACCATAAACAAGTAGTTTTGACTTAAAAAGATTATATTCATTACTCGCTAAAGAACCTGAACACATTTAGGAAGAATTGGAAAAGAGAGCTATATCCCATTCAATAACAGGCCTTCGCAGCGATGCTCTGGGAGCTAATACCTGCATCCATTTTCCAGTAGATCAATAACCATAACCACATTTGGGTTTTTTGTTTGGCAGACCACATACTTCTAGCCATTAAATGAATATTAGTTAGTAAAAAAAAGTTGTCACATGGGAAAGTTGTCGCAAAGATTAGGCCTATATTACTGTACTATAGCCTATaaggttttaaattaaattttcagttACACAAATGTGTGTTTCCTCTAGAAGTAGTAGGCTATGGTTTTCTCTTTAAGTGTTCGGTTGGGAAAGGGTGTTATATCAtataaaacagtattattttgcTGTTTCACagacaaatataaatatacatcgAGTTCATTTAATTATGTACATAAACGTATACGGATTGAATTCAAGCATATATTCCAAGCATATGTAATATCAATGTACTAGTAGTATATTATACTAATGTACTTCTTGGGACTAAACTGGACCACTTGATAGCTTATTAAGTGTAACAGTAACAAACTTTAAGTCTTCAACTATGcaagtttttcttttatttagtaTATGAAAGTATACATagcttaattatatatatatatatatatatatatatatatatatatatatatatatatatatatatagtagactTAATGTTAACTCCCAATGATTTACATATTACATAAAGAGATATATGTTTCTGTGCaagttaattaatatataataaaaataatattatacttttaagtatatcAAGATATTTAGCTTAAAAGATATGTATACTCAAGACACAACTGAAGAAACaaaattttgtacatttgtttttatatttgttttccgGTTTGCATTTTGATAGAAAGTCTACTAAAGGCTGTAGGCTCTGGCACCCCAAAtactgtgacaacatgccccacaaAAAGGGTCAAGTTGTGATCTGTGAACTGTATGATTTATTTTCTGTACTACAGATGACTGTGAATGTCACTGACACCATTACAGCACATTCATTTTTGATAGCAAAAAGTCGCAAGTTTAGGCCTATCGCCTAGTCTGAGAGTTATGAAAATgatacaatgttttaatgttgacAGGAGGCAAACACACACAGGCGCACTCAGTCTGGCACATGCTAGTAATTGTGACGATCAAAACAAACAAGAGTGCCTGCTTGACTCAGTGACCTTGTGAGGACCTCAGGAAAGCAAGAGTCAAGACTTTCAGAAGTTCACCACAAACTGGACAGGTGTCCAGTACTCCAGACAGAACACATTCCTGCCTGATGTCTTTAGATGATTCTTCCGTTGACTCAAACCGGACACGATGCAGTCCTCCTCTCTGACAAAGCATAAGAAGAGCATCCCTGCAGCTGACAGATGGTTCCTCGTGGAAACTGGCAAGACTGGATCTCCACAGGACTCTCCACCAGCAGCGCCTCCAGCACCTCTGCCTCCTGCATTCATCCGGCACCTGTGGATCTCACATGACACCTGTGAATACTCAATTtacaactttaaataataaattcttctcaattcatattttgtaaaaaaattagtAATTTGAAACAGTTTTGaggtttatttttgcttttatttgaagTGAAACAATGCTATAAGACCcgtgtgatattttatttattatttattgtaattgtaaACTATGGGGTTAATATTCAGTAGTTCCTTAAGTGAAATTAACATCTCAATCATTAGCTATATTCATTAATATCTATACAGGCTAAGAGAATTAAATAATCCAGTTTTAATTCACGGTGTTGCTATGACAAACTGTCTATTAAAATGTGGGTAATTAAATGTTTCTGTATGTAAATCTTTCAGATGAACGAACCTATCGATCTCCTAAGGTTACTGTCCACCATCAAGATAGATGGCGCTAtggttttatacagtctatggtaaagaCAAAACTCCTTCGCTTCTCTAAGGTCAGTTACCCTTGCGTtgccaaatatttatatatataaaaaaaacacggCTACAAATTAATCtcttaaaatgatttgtttattttttattattaaaaaataactttcatttacACCCACACATTTGAACGTTTCAGTTCAACCCGGTGTGGGATAGACCGAGGCAAATGTTACAATTCTCCCTTATATTAAGCTCGTCAAAGGGGGGTTTCAGGAGAAATCTTGGATCAGAGGGGACCAGTGATCCACGCAAATGAATCGCAATCTTATCGTAAACTAAACTTATTTAAATCAATACATATGTCCTATAGATATTAACTGCCGTTAATGTGCTTTTGAGTTACGTTTATTCCGAGATCTAAAAGCCCACCGTTTGAGGTCCGGCTGATGAAAGTCGTTTCGAAAATGTGTAACAGACCGGTGTCGTAAACTTTAAACTCACCATGACTCATAATGAGTAACACCACGTTGCGAGGTAAAGTCTGGGCGGCTGTGACACAAGCTTTTAAACTTCCAATGGCTCTCATAAGGCGGATGATAACAACACTGATCAACCGAGTGTGGATGAGGACGCTGCCGTCTCCGAAGATGTCTGCTCAGACGATGGTTGACCGTAACAGAAGGAAAATGGTAGGCCTACGTCAGATAGTCTTTTACTTGGCATTACCATGTTATGATAATTTGTTTAACctgttcctaaaaaaaaataacagatgcTAAAGTTTGTGTAAATAGTGCATGTTTAGTAAATAACGTACTATTTATCTTTTTCAATAAGACTGTTCGTTTAAGTACTTATTCATTATATTCTGGTAGCCAATTCATACTGTAGTGTGTTTTCAATTGGTCACGAAACGAACACTCAAGAAAaacactatttatatatatatatatttgttagtcGTTTTACCAATAGACAAGTATATTCAGTGATTTATAAAGTGGTATATACTTATACTGTATAACCAGTTTATTTTAAACTAGTTGGTTAATACTTGTTTGTAATAACTAGTATATTACAAGCAACATATTTAGTCAGTTAGCACAATAAACGTTTATATGAAGCTATAGGTAAAAAGTAGAGTAAAACAGGAATTAGCTAATGAAATATGGCTACGAATAAGTGTCAGAATAGGTACTAGTGTAGTGTGTATATAAACCTATGACTGAATCACATTGTGTATTGCTGTTGTGTTTCAGGTTGTTGGGCTGGGAAACCCTGGCATGAATGGCTCTCGACATAGTGTTGGTATGGCTGTGCTCACGACGTTAGCTGAACGATTGGGAGCGCCGGATAGCTGGAGGTCTGACAGACAGGTTTCAGGGGAGGTCATTGTGACACAGCTTCAAGACATCCAGTTGGTTGTCCTTCGACCCAAGTTGCTAATGAACATCAATGGCGTGAGTGTGGCAAAAGCAGGTGAGATGTATTGTCTGTAATAACAATTATATAATCCTTTTCCACTGTTCTTACGTACTTCGATCCTaggaaatctgaatttatttcttatttatttttatacatttttccagccagtaaatatttaatttcacctGAGCATATTCTCTTGATTCACGATGAGCTTGACAAACCACTTGGAAAGTTTGGCATTAAACATGGTGGAAGTGCAAggtaaatataatacaatttttgtattaataactactttttttctctcttaatgTGTATATTGAGTTAATTGGTGACTGATTCATATTTTCATCCTTTCAGGGGTCACAATGGTGTGAGATCATGTGTGGACTGCCTTCATACTGATGTGAGTTAGCAAATATTTCCTAGGGCAAGACATCATCTGTTGTGATTTGCTGTAGAAATTAAGTATAACAACACATGCTGATTGTGCCCGCAGGTGATGCCACGCTTGCGTATTGGTATTGGGCGACCATCGGGGAAAATGCCTGTTGACCGTTATGTTTTAGGACGTTTTTCACAAGAGGAACAAAATGTTCTAGACTCTGTCATGAAGCAGAGTGTAGATGTTCTGCTGACATTTATCACAGACTCGCAACCCCAGACTTCCCCAGCAGAGGGAAGAAGAGCGTCACGAAAGAATAAATCCAGGACTCTTTCACCACCTCAGGACACCACAGAAGAGCAGAAACAGAGCTGACGGACACATTAGATGTTTGATAACTGTATTTCTTTTCTGATAGAGTTGAGTTTTATGATGCCATGTTTAGATCCCCAGAAGAGGGAAGGATACTGTCATAAAGTACAAAACCAAAACTGACATCAATGCATACTCATTTCTGATAACTCTGTACGGAAGGAGTTGAGCTTTGTTAGGCCTCTTCCATATTCCGTATTCAGTATATTGGGAGGCAGCAGCCTGCGTTTTATGCTCTATTATAGTGTTTATAACAGGTTTTCCCAATTTTGGTAGACCCCTAAAGGTTTCTGGAGGTAAATGCAGAAGAGTCAATCAATTAGAAATGCCAATGCAGTAAAAATGTataaggctttaaaaaaaaaaaacaacaaccataagtaaataaacaacagaaattTGGCCAGTGAACATGTAAAGAAAAACATCAACATCatcatattacataaaaaaattggaGTGTTtatgtaaataacttttttcataTAGGTGTCAATTTAGCAAAAGAGTTTGGAAACCCCTGGTTTAAAACCTGGACAACACTGACCTCACTATGATCCTTTAGTGTCATTTCATCTGATTGGgttttctgaaatgcattcaGTGCTCTATATTGTGTTTTCCTCACGATGTTCAACGAGAGGTTTCCAGacactacaaataaataaatatgaaaatacattttaaaataaatatgacaaaataaatattttagattttaggtAACAAATAAGTAAATTATGTAATTGATCATGTGGCTCTCATCCAGACATTTAGATGTTCTTTGGATCATCTCGAACCATGCTGGAGAACAAACGTGTTGAGTTCATTTGGGTCAAGTGCTGCTGTCATCAAAGCAAAACAGGCAAAAATGTGaaattgaatttttaaattaaacttttcacTCAAATATGCTTATAATTTGCAATGCTGCATGaagttaaaaaaattctaaataaaagtgttttgcACCCCtttatatcattataaatatgtaaaatataaagacggtatatacattttattgcaaCCCAACAACATGAACAGAagttatgtagttttaaaagaAACACTTGTTTCGTTACTGAATTAATAATAGCTGAATGAACACTCAATCAACAAAACACGTTCAATGCAAcaacacatatactgtacatagttTGAGTCAGTTTCCTGTCTCTCTGTCAGATCTTATTATAGGCTTCATGAGCTGTCTAGGCAAAAAGTtttattacacttaaaaaaaaaacaccattcctTATTGGGCTCAGcacaattattaatttatgaaCCCACTCATGTAATTAACCCCATAACTGATTAAAAAAGGATACAATTATCaagtaataatattgtaataattacTAATTTAATCTGAACCAGTGCTGTTTGGAGATTTCTGACAGATGTAGAGAATCCAAATCAAACTTGTGCCATACAAAGACTTCCATCAATACTTCAAAGACAATATCACTTGTGAAAGATTGTCAACATTCCAGCTACACTGACAAATATTCCCTGAGCAGTCCTTTACAATGGATCATTCCCAGCCTCTCTGAATGGTCAGGATCTCTTGGTCCACTCTCAGCTGGAACAATAGTAAAGGTCAGAGGTTACTGGCACGGCTGGACACACAGCTCACACAAAAGTGCAAATTTATTCAGGGTAATGTTCTAAGCCTACCAGGGGGTCTTCtctgttttacaaaaatatttaaagtaatacACAATGCCTAAACTAGATCTCACTGAAAGTCATTCTACACAATTGAGTATTTTCATTATAAACTTTTTGCAAACTCAGTTCAGAGCCctcttaaatgtaattatttttaataatagggTCCTCTAACCctatttaaagtatatatatatatatatatatatatatatatatatatatatatatatgtaaacattgCTTTAAAATTATATGATTTATTAATCACTGCCTTTTTTTTTCGGACAAAAAAAGTGCTGTTATTTTCGTTACCTGTAATATAGcgttttaaaaatggttttgtaTCTCCAAATTATTTGCCTGTTTAAATAAAAGCCTAATatgataaaccttttttttttctgagcaattGTTCAGTGGATTTATGGTAGTCAGTATTTTAAGGTGTATGGATCTAATACCgaaattaacttttaaaattaaatctaacttgataaaaagtcacaattgtgacttttcaaattaaaatagaaaaaaaagtttttaagtaACCTGTCATGAATGAAGCAAGGATGGCATTCTTATTTTTATATGCCATTGATATTTGCCCATATTTTAATGTTTGCAGCCTGTAAAACCCCTTTACTTATGAAGGGTCCATGAACGATTCCTTTGTGGTAAAGTGCCAGGTAATCCCTTACACGAGTGGCTTTTGAGAGAAGGGCAACGTCATCGAGGACACAATGCGTAATGGCACTGTAGACACTACTGGATTGTAATTGCAATGGACAAAAAAATCGAGTGTTGTTTCTTTAAGAGGCTGCTGGTCCCAGCGCAGCTGCTGTTCACTACGCCGAATGAGACAGAGGATACTCATCCCCTTCTCACCACAATGGCCATTTATCACTCACTGGTGTGTTATTCAAATCTCGTACCAAGCGACCACCGACCCCACTCTCGCCCTCGCCGTTTATTTAGAAAGCCGCGCAGTTGTCACGCGAGCCTTTGCGCATCCTTCAGCCAAAAAACGCTGCCAGTGTGTTTTGCTCCTCATTTGCAACAGTCCTTTGGATGGGAGTGATACACGCCTATGTAGAAATGAATTTCGATCCTCCCTGACATGGATTGTGAGGGTCACGCGCATCGTGTCTTGAACACGTTGAAGAACTTTATTTATTCTGCGCATTGAAGTTGGAGACTCGCAGCGCCGCGGAACGAGACCTCTGCTGGAATTTTGACGCACATCacgatgtttcttttttttaatcgttTTTTGGTCTTCCATACTTGATCTGAAACATCTCACAGGTGCAGACATGGCGTGGCTTCTGAAGAAAGTGTCTGGTGATGGTGCAGCACAGCCTCCTAACGATCCGCGACCGCATCGACACAGCAGCACATTCCTCGATACATTTTGTGAATTGCTGTtggtaatttatttaaaacaccgGAACGAATTAATTgatcatattttataattaatttggttATTATCTGCCTTTTTTTACCCGgtaagacattattttatttcGCCTTTGTTATTTTAGTAACCGAAAAATAGCTCTGTGGAAATATGCTATTGTTTTTGGTAAAATAGCATACAGTACTGAGCGTCAATTTTGTCCCGTGCTATTCTGACATTTCTCTAGATAACGAAAAAAAGAGGACCGAAAAATATTATGATGTATTTTTTACCGCCAACGAATCGAAATACAGCCGATGTACTGAAAGACTGCACGCCTGAATTATGCGAAGAAAAAACAATGTGCTTCAAGGCCTTTTTCCCACCGAGGAGCAGAAACTCACGAGGACCCGAATGCATGGATCCTATACAGTAAATATTCACGCACAGTTGTGCGGTTTATGGAAATATGAGCTCCAGCAGCTGATTGTCCAAACGCAATTCTTGTGAAATGTCAAGCGATCAGTCGAGAATTGTGCCTGGACATCTGTTGCTGGAGGCTCCCACGCGTCTCTCACATCAGTGGCTTTTATTAGCATCATTGTTTCTAAAATAAAGAAGAGCTGTTTCAAGTTGatgatttaaaatgcaatgtTGAGGAAAATTTGAGTTGACTGCAattgacattacattttaatcaataaaaagATTAGCTTACATTTGCTGTAGGCTATTTTTCGTTATCATGTGGTaatgtgttgaaaaaaaaaaacaatagaaaatggTTTAGCTTGAACGTTAAATGCATGCAATGTAAAACAGCATAACATTAggctattttttgttattattactattatagcCAATTTCATAGCAGAATTGTGTCTGTAATGTCTGGATTGATTGGTAGGCTACATTTACATAGGCTAAATGTAACCTAAAATTCAGCAAtacattatcagtttttttttctttcaagtagctaatatattttacaaaacgtAGTTACATATTTgtcacataaatattttttaactctATAATTATATGTATGTTTACTTAGTAAATAAGAacgaaaaatgtttattaaattcaTTTGTTAATCGATTTAATTGTCGATGAAGTTTAATGAAGTTTGTATTTGTGAATATATTCGTGTCAATCGAGCTGACAGGATCTGACGATTTTGTCCGATTTCTTCTCGGTGTATGACGCGTCTGCTCCAGACTTTAGGACAACAAAGAAACTGCGTGTTAATCCAATAGGATTAAACAAGATTAGTTTTACACACAGGTCAGATCTTTTGATCTTTTACAATCAGCACGAGCACAGCATTAAACGAATACATAGTTGTCATCCATTTGCATTAGACTTTCATTTTTTTCCCTTTCCATTTGTGACTAATGCATATCGTTCAACTtctgaaatgcataaaaaattgcaataaattgtttaaataaaatagtgAATTAAGGATAATTATGCCGTTTTCTTATTTGAaccatatatattaataaataaataaaagaatgaagATTTGGTCCCATAACCTTAAAATAAACAAAGCATTAATATCGTAGCAAAATGTTCTTGTTTATTGTAAGACATAAAAAGACCCTTGACATTAcaataaagacaaataaaattaaaaaataattgaattatcAAAACGGTttcaatagaaaataaaatatagattttgtttataaaaatacagcTTGCAGCAGTCATGGACTGCATGCAATTATGATTATCATCTGTCATGAAAAATTATACatagccttttttatttttcattccgtACTTTTCAGTAGTTCTTTAGTAAATCTACTCTTCCAGTGCAAATGTGTTTATTTCAGGCTTTTGCattgaaatgtataatttttttctgctaaaatgtataaacaatcttatttaaattgttacaaaatcATAAACAGTTTCTTATATCTGAATGAATTCCATTGATCCTAAAGACACTGTCTTACTCTCCATGCACTGCTGTGTGAGGTTCATGTTCCCAGTTTCAGAATGGAGTCACTGATCTGATATGAAAGACTATATGCTGTCTTAGTAGAATTTGCACTTATCATTGCAACACCTCACGTGGAAGCAAATGAGGCCATTCATCATGTGGAGGGAAGAAGTGACAGTGTTAGCATCAGAGTCTTAGTTAGCTAGAGGATTATCAATCATTTCATGCATGCAAAGAAGGACAGATTTTGGACAGACATTTTCTTATAGATCCTCCAGAGGCCCATGTCCCCCACTGACCACACAGAGGCCAAGGGCATCCCTGGTGCCCCTCCACCCCTCTCCCAGCATTCCCCCCTCCTCTCGCCCTTTGTTCACCTGTTGTCCTGGAGACTCAATTGCTGCGGTAACCACACATTGTTTGGGTGAGAAAAGAGATGAAGAGACACACGGTCCACAAGTTGTCTCACAAGAGCACGATATGATGCAAGGATTGACTTTTGAAATCATGACTACAGAAAGTGAAATGTATTTGCGTATTTAACATCGTTTGGATGATAAAACCACACTCTATAAAGAGATTCAGGGGACCTGTCACCACAACCTAAAGAAATGCCTGCATACAGTGAAAACAtctaatttattaatttcatatCCCTTTACGTTGCAAACATTACTTTGTGTTGTTCTGAGTTCTGTTGAAATAAACCTGAACATTACATTAATAAACTTAATActgtgtgaattattattttttggcaaGACTCTATGAACAAATGTTCTTCCATTAACCTTAATGTATTGTTTGTTAAAAGTTA includes the following:
- the ptrh1 gene encoding probable peptidyl-tRNA hydrolase — protein: MSNTTLRGKVWAAVTQAFKLPMALIRRMITTLINRVWMRTLPSPKMSAQTMVDRNRRKMVVGLGNPGMNGSRHSVGMAVLTTLAERLGAPDSWRSDRQVSGEVIVTQLQDIQLVVLRPKLLMNINGVSVAKAASKYLISPEHILLIHDELDKPLGKFGIKHGGSARGHNGVRSCVDCLHTDVMPRLRIGIGRPSGKMPVDRYVLGRFSQEEQNVLDSVMKQSVDVLLTFITDSQPQTSPAEGRRASRKNKSRTLSPPQDTTEEQKQS